The Glycine max cultivar Williams 82 chromosome 12, Glycine_max_v4.0, whole genome shotgun sequence genome window below encodes:
- the LOC102666009 gene encoding transcription factor MYB13, whose translation MKLIAYVTRYGCWNWRQLPKFAGLARCGKSCRLRWMNYLRPNLKRGNFTQEEEECIIRMHKKLGNRWSAIAAELPGRTDNEIKNHWHTTLKKRSQQNTVTIEETRVSKSKNNESVPNKGVTVTLLATSSQMSDNSSISPVSSSCSEFSSITSYHSTAASCMENLVFEDDDFGFLDSYNESFWTQLNLDDISNNAPCEIFSEDSNGCFQSTDATQIHDSCAKSPTTSESNIVVDNDFVDFQDAYKDATVDNFWSQTYVADMSHVPTELLVHSVAESECFTPIYDDLWGQSYLYHENHHGLFR comes from the exons ATGAAGTTAATTGCTTATGTCACTAGATATGGTTGCTGGAATTGGCGCCAACTCCCCAAGTTTGCAG GTCTTGCAAGGTGTGGGAAAAGTTGTAGATTGAGATGGATGAATTATCTAAGACCAAACCTCAAAAGAGGGAACTTCACTCAAGAAGAGGAAGAATGCATCATTAGAATGCACAAAAAACTTGGTAACAG ATGGTCTGCTATTGCGGCTGAGTTACCTGGAAGAACAGATAacgaaataaaaaatcattggcACACCACACTCAAGAAAAGATCTCAACAAAACACAGTCACAATTGAAGAAACTAGAGTCtcaaaatcaaagaataacgaATCAGTTCCCAATAAGGGGGTAACTGTTACTCTTCTGGCTACTTCTTCCCAGATGTCAGATAATTCATCAATATCCCCAGTTTCATCCTCCTGCAGCGAGTTTTCCTCCATAACTTCGTATCATTCCACCGCTGCTAGCTGTATGGAGAATTTGGTGTTTGAAGATGATGACTTCGGTTTTCTTGATTCATACAATGAAAGCTTCTGGACACAACTAAATCTGGATGACATTTCCAACAATGCACCATGTGAAATTTTTTCAGAAGATTCCAATGGCTGTTTTCAAAGTACAGATGCTACCCAGATCCATGATTCTTGTGCAAAGTCTCCTACAACTAGCGAAAGTAATATTGTTGTGGATAATGACTTTGTCGACTTTCAGGATGCATACAAAGACGCAACGGTTGATAACTTTTGGTCACAGACATATGTAGCTGACATGTCCCACGTTCCAACTGAACTACTTGTTCACTCCGTGGCAGAATCTGAATGTTTTACTCCAATATATGATGATTTGTGGGGTCAAAGTTATTTGTACCATGAAAATCATCATGGTTTATTCCGATGA